One window of Pseudomonas sp. ML2-2023-3 genomic DNA carries:
- the tnpB gene encoding IS66 family insertion sequence element accessory protein TnpB (TnpB, as the term is used for proteins encoded by IS66 family insertion elements, is considered an accessory protein, since TnpC, encoded by a neighboring gene, is a DDE family transposase.): protein MMRPDAKVEKVYLYPKPVDFRKSIDGLAALVELDIKVAVFDPVLFVFLNKPRNRVKILYWERNGFCLWLKRLESERFKTSPDSTDEAIVLTVQELNWMLDGFDLWRNRPHQVLTPRFVA, encoded by the coding sequence ATGATGCGACCCGATGCCAAAGTCGAAAAAGTGTATCTGTACCCCAAGCCGGTGGACTTCCGAAAATCCATCGACGGCTTGGCTGCGCTGGTCGAGCTGGATATTAAAGTCGCAGTATTCGACCCTGTGCTTTTCGTTTTCCTCAACAAGCCCCGCAACCGAGTGAAGATATTGTATTGGGAGCGCAACGGCTTCTGCCTTTGGCTCAAGCGCCTCGAGTCCGAACGATTCAAAACATCGCCGGACTCCACCGACGAGGCGATCGTTCTGACCGTCCAGGAACTCAACTGGATGCTCGATGGCTTTGACCTCTGGCGTAACCGCCCTCACCAAGTTTTGACACCGCGATTCGTAGCCTGA
- a CDS encoding polysaccharide biosynthesis protein: MDKVRAYLLSLSRRQKRIIQVTADVVLVWLALWLAFVVRLGIDEMINPVKLHFWVFVVAPIVSIPFFIRFGMYRAVMRYFGNDALIAIIKAVSLSSLVLAVVMYWYSTPANAVPRSIIFNYWWLSLVMLGGLRLAMRQYFLGDWFSAAQHVPFASRDDGLTRVAIYGAGAAGNQLVAALRMGRAMRPVAFIDDDEGIADRIISGLQVFKPEHIQLMIDRTGAQEVLLAVPSSSRGRRREILSLLEGFPLHVRSVPGFMDLASGRVKVDDIQEVDIADLLGRDPVPAQGELLEHCIKGQCVLVTGAGGSIGSELCRQILALRPTTLLLYEHSEFNLYSIYGELEQRVGRESLSVKVLPILGSVRNPHKLLDVMKTWHVDTVYHAAAYKHVPMVEHNIAEGVLNNVMGTLNTAQAALQSGVANFVLISTDKAVRPTNVMGSTKRLAEMTLQALSREIAPVLFDDAANVSRVNKTRFTMVRFGNVLGSSGSVIPLFHKQIKAGGPLTVTHPKITRYFMTIPEAAQLVIQAGSMGQGGDVFVLDMGEPVRIVELAEKMIHLSGLSVRSDKNLHGDIEIEFTGLRPGEKLYEELLIGDNVVATRHPMIMCANEDMLPWDELKERLSQLLDAVDMDDYVRVRQLLRETVSGYAPEGEIVDWIHQQRRSEFS, translated from the coding sequence ATGGATAAAGTTCGAGCTTACTTACTCAGCCTTTCGCGGCGACAGAAACGCATTATTCAAGTCACAGCAGATGTGGTCCTCGTTTGGCTTGCTTTGTGGCTTGCGTTCGTTGTGCGTCTTGGCATCGACGAGATGATCAATCCGGTCAAATTGCACTTTTGGGTATTTGTAGTTGCACCAATAGTTTCCATCCCCTTTTTTATTCGCTTCGGCATGTATCGCGCCGTGATGCGATATTTTGGCAACGATGCCTTGATCGCAATTATCAAGGCCGTCAGCCTTTCTTCGTTGGTCTTGGCTGTTGTGATGTACTGGTACAGCACTCCCGCCAATGCCGTCCCGCGCTCGATCATATTTAATTATTGGTGGCTGAGCCTGGTAATGCTCGGTGGTTTGCGCCTGGCTATGCGTCAGTACTTTTTGGGTGACTGGTTCTCGGCTGCTCAACATGTGCCTTTCGCCAGTCGTGATGATGGCCTGACGCGCGTAGCCATTTACGGTGCCGGTGCAGCAGGTAATCAGCTGGTTGCTGCCTTGAGAATGGGGCGGGCCATGCGGCCTGTGGCGTTCATAGATGATGATGAGGGGATTGCTGATCGCATCATCTCCGGCTTGCAGGTATTCAAACCCGAGCACATTCAGCTGATGATTGATCGTACGGGAGCCCAGGAAGTGCTGTTGGCGGTTCCTTCATCGTCCCGCGGTCGGCGTCGTGAGATCCTGAGTTTGCTTGAGGGCTTTCCGCTCCATGTTCGCAGTGTTCCTGGCTTTATGGATTTGGCCAGTGGGCGGGTCAAGGTTGATGACATTCAGGAAGTGGACATAGCCGATTTGCTGGGGCGTGATCCGGTTCCGGCCCAGGGTGAGCTGCTGGAGCACTGCATTAAAGGTCAGTGTGTCCTGGTGACGGGGGCAGGTGGTTCCATCGGCTCGGAGCTGTGTCGCCAGATTCTGGCTCTTAGACCGACTACTTTGTTGCTGTACGAGCATAGCGAATTTAATCTTTACAGTATTTATGGCGAGCTGGAACAGCGGGTTGGTCGCGAGTCCCTTTCGGTGAAGGTGCTACCGATTTTGGGTTCGGTGCGTAACCCGCATAAATTACTGGATGTGATGAAGACCTGGCATGTCGATACGGTCTATCACGCAGCGGCTTATAAGCATGTGCCCATGGTTGAGCACAATATCGCCGAAGGTGTACTCAATAATGTCATGGGCACGCTCAATACCGCCCAGGCGGCTCTGCAGTCTGGTGTCGCGAACTTTGTACTGATTTCAACTGACAAGGCTGTGCGACCGACGAATGTGATGGGTAGCACCAAGCGCTTGGCCGAAATGACGTTGCAGGCACTCAGTCGCGAGATTGCGCCTGTGCTATTTGACGATGCCGCTAATGTGTCACGGGTTAACAAGACCCGGTTCACTATGGTTCGTTTCGGTAATGTACTGGGCTCTTCCGGGTCTGTGATTCCGCTTTTCCATAAGCAGATAAAGGCCGGTGGTCCGCTGACAGTGACCCACCCCAAGATTACCCGCTATTTCATGACTATCCCTGAGGCCGCGCAGTTGGTCATTCAGGCCGGCTCGATGGGGCAAGGTGGCGATGTCTTTGTCCTGGACATGGGCGAGCCTGTGCGCATTGTCGAGTTGGCCGAAAAGATGATTCACCTCTCCGGTTTGAGTGTTCGCTCTGATAAAAACCTGCATGGCGACATAGAAATTGAGTTCACTGGCTTGCGTCCTGGCGAAAAGCTTTACGAAGAGTTACTGATTGGTGACAACGTAGTCGCAACTCGTCATCCAATGATCATGTGCGCGAACGAGGACATGTTGCCTTGGGATGAGTTGAAAGAGCGTTTGTCTCAACTGCTTGATGCTGTTGATATGGATGACTATGTCCGGGTACGCCAGTTGTTGCGTGAGACCGTCAGTGGTTATGCGCCCGAGGGTGAAATCGTGGACTGGATCCATCAGCAGCGTCGCAGCGAGTTTTCCTGA
- the tnpB gene encoding IS66 family insertion sequence element accessory protein TnpB (TnpB, as the term is used for proteins encoded by IS66 family insertion elements, is considered an accessory protein, since TnpC, encoded by a neighboring gene, is a DDE family transposase.), giving the protein MIAPPAGTRIWIAAGVTDMRRGFDGLAALVQTQLEADPFSGQIFAFRGRRGDRIKLLWWDGDGLCLFCKRLEQGRFVWPQATSGSVSLTAAQLSMLLEGIDWRRPIRTAPILAV; this is encoded by the coding sequence ATGATTGCTCCGCCCGCTGGAACCCGCATCTGGATCGCTGCCGGCGTCACGGACATGCGCCGTGGCTTCGACGGTTTAGCCGCACTGGTGCAGACTCAGCTTGAAGCCGATCCGTTCTCCGGTCAGATCTTTGCTTTTCGCGGACGGCGCGGTGACCGGATCAAATTGCTATGGTGGGACGGCGACGGGTTGTGTCTGTTTTGCAAACGGTTGGAACAAGGACGCTTTGTCTGGCCGCAAGCAACCAGCGGCAGCGTGTCGCTGACGGCTGCGCAGTTGTCGATGCTGTTGGAAGGCATTGATTGGCGCAGGCCAATTCGTACAGCACCCATCCTCGCGGTCTGA
- the tnpB gene encoding IS66 family insertion sequence element accessory protein TnpB (TnpB, as the term is used for proteins encoded by IS66 family insertion elements, is considered an accessory protein, since TnpC, encoded by a neighboring gene, is a DDE family transposase.), translating into MMRPNASVEKVYLYPKPVDFRKSIDGLAALVELDIKVAVFDPVLFVFLNRHRNRVKVLYWERNGFCLWLKRLESERFKISPDEVDEAIVLTVQELNWLLDGFDLWRNRPHKVLTPRFVA; encoded by the coding sequence ATGATGCGTCCCAATGCCAGCGTTGAAAAAGTGTACCTCTATCCAAAGCCGGTAGACTTTAGAAAGTCCATCGATGGCCTGGCTGCGCTGGTCGAACTGGATATCAAGGTCGCGGTGTTTGACCCCGTGCTCTTTGTTTTCCTGAATCGCCACCGTAACCGCGTCAAAGTGTTGTACTGGGAGCGCAACGGCTTCTGCCTTTGGCTCAAGCGTCTGGAGTCCGAGCGTTTTAAAATCTCACCTGATGAGGTGGACGAGGCTATCGTGCTGACCGTTCAGGAACTGAACTGGCTATTGGATGGATTTGATCTCTGGCGCAACCGTCCTCACAAGGTTTTAACGCCAAGATTCGTCGCTTAA
- a CDS encoding DegT/DnrJ/EryC1/StrS family aminotransferase, which produces MLNTPFSPWPSFTEEEADAARDVILSNKVNYWTGQETRSFEKEFAEWSGTDYAVALANGTVALDLALKALGIGAGDEVIVTSRTFLASVSSIVNAGAIPVFADVDLDSQNFSAQTIQAVLTPRTKALICVHLAGWPCDMDPIMALANEYGLKVIEDCAQAHGAHYKGRPVGSIGHIGAWSFCQDKIMTTGGEGGMVTTNDRQLWADMWAYKDHGKSWEAVYEREHAPGFRWLHESFGTNWRMLEVQAVIGRIQLRRMQDWHRARLNNAQSIWKAARQLPALRVPVLPDDAVHAAYKCYVFVRPDCLKSDWSRDRILNEISARGVPAFAGSCSEVYLEKAFDNTDWRPVQRLVNARELGETSMMFMVHPTLTAQEIALTCKVISEVVQLASLV; this is translated from the coding sequence GTGTTGAATACCCCATTTTCTCCTTGGCCTTCTTTCACGGAAGAAGAAGCCGATGCCGCACGTGATGTCATCTTGTCAAACAAGGTCAACTACTGGACAGGTCAGGAAACGCGATCTTTTGAAAAAGAGTTCGCCGAGTGGTCGGGCACTGACTATGCCGTTGCCCTGGCTAATGGCACCGTGGCCCTTGATCTGGCGTTGAAAGCACTCGGAATTGGCGCCGGGGATGAGGTTATCGTAACGTCACGTACTTTCCTGGCGTCGGTTTCGAGCATTGTCAATGCTGGAGCGATCCCTGTTTTTGCTGACGTTGATCTGGACTCGCAGAACTTTTCAGCGCAAACCATCCAGGCGGTTTTGACTCCTCGCACTAAAGCTTTGATCTGTGTTCATTTGGCGGGATGGCCATGTGATATGGATCCGATCATGGCCTTGGCTAACGAGTATGGCCTGAAAGTGATCGAGGATTGTGCCCAGGCTCACGGTGCTCACTATAAAGGTCGTCCGGTCGGTTCTATTGGCCATATTGGTGCCTGGTCATTCTGTCAGGACAAGATTATGACCACTGGAGGCGAGGGCGGCATGGTCACCACCAATGATCGTCAGCTTTGGGCTGACATGTGGGCTTATAAAGACCATGGCAAGAGCTGGGAAGCCGTCTACGAGCGTGAGCACGCTCCAGGATTTCGCTGGCTGCATGAAAGTTTCGGTACCAATTGGCGGATGCTTGAAGTTCAGGCTGTCATCGGACGGATTCAGTTGCGTCGCATGCAGGACTGGCACCGCGCTCGCCTGAATAATGCCCAGTCCATCTGGAAAGCTGCCCGGCAGCTCCCGGCACTTCGCGTTCCCGTGTTGCCTGACGATGCGGTGCACGCAGCCTATAAATGTTATGTATTTGTTCGTCCTGATTGCCTCAAGTCTGATTGGTCCCGAGACCGGATTCTCAATGAAATTTCCGCGCGGGGAGTACCAGCTTTTGCTGGCTCATGCTCAGAGGTTTATCTGGAAAAAGCTTTCGACAATACTGACTGGCGTCCCGTGCAGCGTCTGGTTAATGCGAGAGAACTGGGTGAGACGAGTATGATGTTCATGGTTCATCCAACATTGACCGCGCAAGAAATCGCGTTGACCTGCAAAGTGATCAGCGAGGTTGTTCAGCTAGCTTCGTTGGTGTGA
- the tnpC gene encoding IS66 family transposase produces the protein MNSMPENLPDDPVLLKQMLGQMLDERQLDKGKIVRLEEQNALLLQRLFGRKSEQTADAATPQLALFNEVESVVEPVDEASSEEVVAPIKRRGKRKPLPADLPRIEIIHELPEHELTCVCGCRKHTIGEEVSEQLEIVPMQIRVIRHVRKVYGCRDCEMAPVTADKPAQLIEKSMASPSVLAMLLTTKYVDGLPLHRFEKVLGRHGVDIPRQTLARWVIQCGEHFQPLLNLMRDSLLGSRVVHCDETRVQVLKEPDRDPSSQSWMWVQTGGPPDKPVILFDYSTSRAQEVPTRLLDGYRGYVMTDDYAGYNALGAQAGVERLGCWAHARRKFVEAQKVQPKGKTGRADIALNLINKLYGVERDLKDACDDDRKTGRHDRSLPVLAQLKSWMEKTQPQVTSQNALGKAIGYLASNWNKLERYAEEGYLPIDNNPAERAIRPFVIGRKNWLFSDTPKGATASAQLYSLVETAKANGQEPYAWLRHALERLPLATSVEDYEALLPWNCSLVSPN, from the coding sequence ATGAATTCCATGCCCGAAAACCTTCCCGATGATCCCGTGCTGCTCAAGCAAATGCTTGGGCAGATGCTCGACGAGCGTCAGTTGGACAAGGGAAAGATTGTTCGGCTCGAAGAGCAGAATGCCCTCCTGCTTCAGCGTCTGTTCGGACGTAAGTCCGAGCAAACAGCTGATGCGGCAACGCCGCAACTGGCCCTCTTCAATGAAGTAGAAAGCGTCGTCGAGCCTGTGGACGAAGCCTCATCTGAAGAAGTCGTTGCCCCGATCAAGCGCCGCGGCAAACGCAAGCCACTGCCCGCCGACCTGCCGCGCATCGAGATTATCCACGAACTTCCCGAACATGAACTGACGTGCGTCTGCGGCTGCCGCAAACACACTATTGGCGAAGAAGTCAGCGAGCAGCTTGAAATCGTGCCGATGCAGATCCGTGTGATCAGACACGTTCGCAAAGTTTACGGTTGCCGCGACTGCGAGATGGCGCCGGTCACTGCTGACAAGCCGGCTCAACTGATTGAAAAAAGCATGGCCAGCCCAAGTGTTCTGGCGATGCTGCTGACCACCAAGTACGTCGATGGACTACCGCTTCACCGTTTCGAAAAAGTCTTGGGCCGCCATGGTGTCGATATCCCGCGCCAGACGTTGGCACGCTGGGTTATCCAGTGCGGTGAACACTTTCAGCCGCTGCTGAATTTAATGCGCGATAGCCTGTTGGGCAGCCGTGTTGTCCACTGCGATGAAACACGGGTACAGGTGTTGAAAGAGCCTGACCGAGATCCAAGCAGCCAGTCCTGGATGTGGGTGCAAACCGGCGGCCCGCCAGATAAACCAGTGATCCTTTTTGACTACTCCACCAGCCGCGCGCAGGAGGTGCCGACACGCCTGCTCGATGGTTATCGTGGCTATGTGATGACCGATGATTACGCCGGTTATAACGCGTTGGGCGCGCAGGCCGGAGTCGAACGTTTGGGCTGCTGGGCGCACGCAAGGCGCAAGTTTGTTGAAGCCCAAAAAGTACAGCCGAAAGGCAAGACGGGACGTGCTGACATCGCGCTGAACCTGATCAACAAACTCTATGGTGTAGAGCGTGATCTGAAGGATGCGTGCGACGACGATCGTAAAACTGGCCGTCATGATCGGAGTCTGCCAGTGCTGGCTCAGTTAAAAAGCTGGATGGAAAAGACGCAGCCACAAGTTACGTCTCAGAACGCCTTGGGCAAGGCCATCGGCTATCTGGCGAGTAACTGGAACAAACTGGAACGGTACGCCGAGGAAGGCTATTTGCCGATCGACAACAACCCCGCCGAGCGTGCGATCAGGCCCTTCGTCATCGGAAGAAAGAACTGGTTGTTTAGCGACACCCCCAAAGGCGCGACGGCCAGTGCTCAACTTTACAGCTTGGTCGAGACTGCCAAAGCCAACGGCCAAGAGCCCTATGCGTGGCTGCGCCACGCATTAGAACGGCTGCCACTGGCGACCTCGGTTGAAGATTACGAAGCGCTGTTGCCGTGGAACTGCTCGCTGGTGTCGCCTAACTAG
- a CDS encoding DUF2897 family protein, with protein sequence MPWYAWLILIVAIGAIVGGLMTLRDTANKVELTDEQRKRVAERNAEMDAKESKDR encoded by the coding sequence ATGCCGTGGTATGCCTGGTTAATACTTATTGTCGCCATCGGTGCCATCGTGGGTGGTCTGATGACCCTGCGTGACACTGCCAACAAAGTGGAACTCACCGATGAGCAACGTAAGCGCGTAGCCGAACGCAACGCAGAAATGGACGCCAAAGAATCCAAGGACCGGTAA
- a CDS encoding TetR/AcrR family transcriptional regulator, producing the protein MRYSQDHKAQTHQRIVKEASGLFRRDGIGATGLQPLMKSLGLTHGGFYAHFSSKNDLVEKALQHAAGQVDGICAELFSQPQPLHAFIDAYLSEWHLTSPHEGCPLPTMSAEMAQQGQASSTTDYVIDARLKQIQATLQGPDAEDQSIVIFATLVGALVLARGAESTALKDKILDITRSALKQCKRSINPTNLKMGNAPS; encoded by the coding sequence ATGCGCTACTCACAAGATCATAAAGCCCAAACCCATCAGCGCATCGTTAAGGAAGCATCAGGCCTGTTCCGTCGAGACGGCATTGGTGCGACGGGCCTGCAGCCACTGATGAAATCCCTGGGCCTCACCCACGGCGGTTTTTATGCTCACTTCTCATCCAAAAACGACCTGGTAGAAAAAGCATTGCAGCACGCCGCTGGACAGGTTGACGGAATTTGCGCCGAACTGTTCAGCCAGCCACAACCTCTGCACGCATTCATTGATGCATATTTGTCCGAGTGGCACCTGACCTCCCCCCACGAGGGTTGCCCGTTACCAACCATGTCAGCAGAAATGGCACAACAGGGGCAGGCTAGCTCGACCACAGACTACGTGATCGATGCAAGGCTCAAACAGATCCAGGCCACACTGCAAGGGCCAGATGCCGAAGACCAAAGCATTGTCATTTTCGCGACTCTGGTCGGAGCACTGGTTCTAGCACGCGGGGCTGAGAGCACGGCGTTAAAGGACAAGATCCTCGACATAACGCGTAGCGCCTTGAAGCAATGTAAGCGCTCCATAAACCCCACCAACTTAAAGATGGGTAACGCGCCTAGTTAG
- a CDS encoding helix-hairpin-helix domain-containing protein: MRIAFISSIFLALMVGFSSVIHAAPSVEATEPVVAAQVASDAQVVTINLNTADEATLQRELSGVGAVKAKAIVAYREANGDFTSADELLEVKGIGKAIFEKNRDKVAVK, translated from the coding sequence ATGCGTATCGCTTTTATCTCTTCGATTTTTTTGGCTTTGATGGTGGGTTTTTCGAGCGTGATTCATGCTGCCCCGTCGGTAGAGGCAACTGAGCCGGTTGTCGCTGCGCAAGTTGCATCAGATGCGCAAGTGGTGACGATCAATCTCAACACCGCGGATGAGGCGACGCTTCAACGTGAACTCTCAGGTGTTGGTGCTGTTAAAGCCAAGGCGATCGTGGCTTACCGCGAGGCTAACGGTGACTTCACGTCAGCCGATGAGTTGCTTGAGGTCAAAGGGATAGGCAAAGCCATCTTTGAAAAGAATCGGGATAAGGTTGCGGTCAAGTAA